Proteins found in one Gemmatimonadota bacterium genomic segment:
- a CDS encoding aldehyde dehydrogenase family protein, giving the protein MTRIETLYHSLEYGPAPESPAPALEWLERHGRRFGHFIDGRWTDAGTRFATRAPADGSELAQVTQGSDQDVDGAVQAARAAQVSWARLDGHARARHLYALGRAVQRNARLFAVLESLDNGKPIREARDVDVPLVARHFLHHAGWAQLAPRVLPGFGPVGVVGQIVPWNFPLLMLAWKVAPALAVGNTVVLKPAEHTPLTALLFADLCVEVGIPAGVFNVVTGDGTTGAALVRHPDVDKIAFTGSTEVGRAIRVETAGSGKRLSLELGGKSPFVVFEDADLDSVVEGVVDAIWFNQGQVCCAGSRILVQEGVERTLERKLKARMETLRMGDPLDKSVDMGAIVAPVQLDRIRDLVERGRQEGAEIWQPSWAVPREGWFYPPTLCTAVAPAGTLAQVEIFGPVVVLMSFRTPDEAVELANDTRYGLAASVWTENVNLALDVAPRIQAGTVWINCSNQFDAASGFGGYRESGFGREGGLEGLYEYLAPRERGREPARSAADRPRLPRPAPDPLGGGPESIDRTAKLYIGGKQVRPDGETSLAILDAKGRALAEVPRANRKDVRNAVEAAHAALPGWRGRTAHNRAQILYYLAENLEVRAQELSERLRAGGASRRDARREVAASVDRLFTWAAWADKWDGRVHATPFRNVTLAMPEPLGVLGIVCPDEAPLLGFLSCVAPGLAMGNTLVAVPSEPFPLLATDVVQVLETSDVPAGVVNVLTGFKDELAPVLAAHDDVAGLWYFGHREGSQEVERLSAGNLKRTWVDHGRSREWTGPSGADEEFLREATQIKNIWVPYGE; this is encoded by the coding sequence ATGACCCGGATCGAGACCCTGTACCACTCGTTGGAGTACGGTCCCGCGCCCGAGAGCCCGGCGCCGGCGCTGGAATGGCTCGAGCGGCACGGGCGCCGCTTCGGACACTTCATCGACGGACGATGGACCGACGCCGGAACCCGGTTCGCGACCCGGGCGCCGGCCGATGGGTCCGAGCTGGCGCAGGTCACGCAGGGCAGCGATCAGGACGTGGACGGGGCCGTACAGGCCGCGCGCGCCGCCCAGGTGTCCTGGGCGCGCCTGGACGGGCATGCCCGGGCGCGGCACCTCTACGCGCTCGGCCGCGCCGTGCAGCGCAACGCACGCCTCTTCGCGGTCCTGGAGAGCCTCGACAACGGCAAACCCATCCGCGAAGCCCGCGACGTGGACGTCCCCCTCGTGGCGCGGCACTTCCTCCACCACGCCGGCTGGGCGCAGCTGGCGCCGCGCGTGCTGCCCGGGTTCGGACCCGTGGGCGTGGTGGGCCAGATCGTTCCCTGGAACTTCCCGCTGCTGATGCTCGCCTGGAAGGTCGCGCCCGCGCTGGCGGTCGGGAACACGGTCGTGCTCAAGCCGGCCGAGCATACGCCGCTGACCGCGCTGCTCTTCGCCGACCTGTGCGTTGAGGTGGGGATCCCCGCCGGGGTGTTCAACGTGGTGACCGGCGACGGCACGACGGGCGCCGCGCTCGTGCGGCATCCGGACGTGGACAAGATCGCGTTCACGGGCTCCACCGAGGTGGGGCGAGCCATCCGCGTCGAGACCGCGGGGTCCGGGAAACGGCTCTCACTCGAGCTGGGCGGCAAGTCCCCCTTCGTGGTCTTCGAGGACGCGGACCTGGACTCGGTGGTCGAGGGCGTCGTGGACGCCATCTGGTTCAACCAGGGGCAGGTCTGTTGTGCAGGCTCACGCATCCTGGTGCAGGAGGGCGTGGAGCGGACGCTCGAGCGCAAGCTCAAGGCGCGCATGGAGACGCTGCGCATGGGCGACCCGCTCGACAAGTCGGTGGACATGGGCGCCATCGTGGCCCCTGTGCAGCTGGACCGCATCCGCGACCTCGTCGAACGGGGCCGCCAGGAGGGGGCGGAGATCTGGCAACCCTCCTGGGCCGTCCCCCGCGAGGGATGGTTCTACCCGCCCACGCTCTGCACCGCCGTGGCGCCGGCAGGCACGCTGGCCCAGGTCGAGATCTTCGGACCGGTGGTCGTGCTGATGTCGTTCCGCACCCCCGACGAGGCGGTCGAGCTCGCGAACGACACCCGGTACGGATTGGCGGCCTCTGTCTGGACCGAGAACGTGAATCTGGCGTTGGATGTGGCGCCCCGGATCCAGGCCGGGACGGTCTGGATCAACTGCTCCAACCAGTTCGACGCCGCCTCGGGCTTTGGAGGCTACAGGGAGAGCGGCTTCGGACGCGAAGGTGGACTCGAGGGGCTGTACGAATACCTGGCGCCGCGCGAGCGCGGGCGCGAGCCGGCACGTAGCGCGGCGGACCGGCCGCGGCTTCCCCGCCCCGCTCCCGACCCGCTCGGTGGAGGTCCGGAGTCCATCGACCGGACGGCCAAGCTGTACATCGGCGGCAAGCAGGTGCGGCCCGACGGCGAGACGAGCCTGGCCATCCTGGACGCGAAGGGACGCGCACTCGCGGAAGTGCCGCGGGCCAACCGGAAGGACGTCCGCAACGCCGTGGAGGCGGCGCACGCCGCCCTTCCCGGCTGGCGGGGTCGAACGGCCCACAACCGCGCGCAGATCCTCTACTACCTGGCCGAGAACCTGGAGGTGCGGGCGCAGGAGCTGTCCGAGCGTCTGCGGGCGGGAGGCGCCTCCCGGCGGGACGCGCGTCGGGAGGTGGCGGCGAGCGTGGACCGCCTCTTCACCTGGGCCGCGTGGGCGGACAAGTGGGACGGCCGCGTCCACGCCACGCCCTTCCGCAACGTCACCCTGGCCATGCCGGAGCCCCTGGGCGTGCTCGGGATCGTGTGTCCCGATGAGGCCCCCCTGCTCGGGTTCCTGTCCTGCGTGGCCCCGGGCCTGGCCATGGGCAACACGCTGGTGGCCGTCCCGAGCGAGCCCTTCCCCCTCCTCGCCACGGACGTGGTGCAGGTCCTCGAGACCAGTGACGTGCCGGCCGGTGTCGTGAACGTCCTGACGGGCTTCAAGGACGAGCTGGCCCCCGTGCTGGCGGCGCACGACGACGTGGCCGGCCTGTGGTACTTCGGACACCGGGAGGGCTCGCAGGAGGTGGAACGCCTGTCCGCGGGGAACCTGAAGCGGACCTGGGTGGACCACGGCCGTTCGCGGGAGTGGACGGGGCCGTCGGGCGCGGACGAGGAGTTCCTGCGGGAAGCCACCCAGATCAAGAACATCTGGGTGCCCTACGGCGAATAG